One segment of Rosa chinensis cultivar Old Blush chromosome 6, RchiOBHm-V2, whole genome shotgun sequence DNA contains the following:
- the LOC112172341 gene encoding zinc finger CCCH domain-containing protein 18 encodes MGSEDERVLENQLDIQLQEQKDSLATLNHALVSDPNNPELRALQEEVVQAIKDVEEGLLHLKRARLLREVDSALDPSHHADKDVKEETLDPTEVQPEPLEEPSYSVGSKFRFRHSDGRWYNGQVIGLDASNTAKIAFLNPTSENMLICKFFLQQRCRFGTNCRLSHGVDVPLTSLKMYTPTMWEQSLVGSSIWAVSDGEEGIWRKAELESWDGLLGVGRVVFQDDGSSANLGEEAIALSEFAQMSEEEDSSSEQSDYSEYEDEASQGLGFLESTRLQRGIQTETAIFAKWENHTRGIASKMMANMGYLEGTGLGASGQGIVDPISVKVLPPKQSLDHAVESCEKEEGEGNQGKKRSRGGKRKRDKKFAALTRAAKEVESTPDMFSFINSQLAMHGEALNGGSAKKQQNKGSGEGKKVDRRDLVAYEDEVKELKMRVGKLEEMVSRNKKEKVVYEAAMRKLIETRRLLAERETAQASASNAVVSREKEKRWLKF; translated from the exons ATGGGAAGCGAGGACGAGAGGGTTCTGGAGAACCAGCTAGACATTCAATTGCAAGAGCAAAAAGACTCTCTTGCAACCCTCAACCACGCCTTAGTCTCCGACCCCAACAATCCCGAGCTCCGAGCT CTTCAAGAGGAGGTTGTTCAGGCAATTAAAGATGTCGAGGAAGGGCTTCTGCACCTAAAGCGTGCACGGTTATTACGAGAAGTCGATTCAGCTCTGGATCCTTCTCATCACGCTGATAAGGATGTCAAGGAAGAGACTCTTGATCCAACGGAGGTTCAGCCAGAGCCTCTTGAGGAACCAAGTTACAGTGTTGGATCAAAATTTAGGTTCCGTCACTCTGATGGACGTTGGTACAATGGTCAAGTTATAGGACTGGATGCTTCTAATACCGCAAAAATTGCTTTCCTCAATCCTACTTCTGAAAATATGCTG ATTTGCAAGTTCTTTCTACAACAACGATGTCGATTTGGTACTAACTGCCGCTTATCACATG GAGTTGACGTCCCACTCACCTCCTTGAAAATGTATACGCCAACTATGTGGGAGCAGTCACTAGTAGGGTCAAGTATTTGGGCTGTCTCAGATGGTGAAGAAGGTATTTGGAGGAAAGCTGAACTTGAATCATGGGATGGTTTACTTGGGGTTGGGAGAGTTGTTTTCCAAGATGATGGAAGCTCTGCAAATCTTGGGGAAGAAGCTATAGCATTATCTGAGTTTGCTCAAatgagtgaagaagaagattctaGCTCAGAACAATCTGATTACAGTGAGTACGAAGACGAGGCCTCACAGGGTTTAGGATTTCTTGAAAGCACCCGACTACAGAGGGGCATTCAGACAGAAACGGCCATATTTGCTAAGTGGGAGAACCACACCCGTGGTATTGCTTCCAAGATGATGGCCAATATGGGTTACCTTGAAGGGACAGGTCTAGGCGCATCTGGGCAGGGAATTGTAGATCCCATCTCTGTGAAGGTCCTTCCACCAAAACAATCTCTTGATCATGCTGTGGAATCTTGTGAGAAGGAAGAGGGCGAAGGGAATCAGGGAAAGAAGCGTAGCAGAGGTGGTAAAAGGAAACGTGACAAGAAGTTTGCAGCATTGACAAGAGCAGCGAAAGAAGTGGAGTCAACACCTGATATGTTTAGTTTTATTAATAGCCAACTTGCTATGCACGGTGAAGCTTTAAATGGTGGATCAGCAAAGAAGCAGCAGAACAAAGGGTCAGGGGAGGGGAAGAAAGTTGATAGGCGGGATTTGGTGGCTTATGAGGATGAAGTGAAGGAGTTGAAGATGCGAGTTGGAAAGCTAGAAGAAATGGTGAGtagaaacaaaaaagagaaggtGGTTTATGAGGCTGCAATGAGAAAATTGATTGAAACTCGCAGACTCTTGGCAGAGCGGGAGACAGCTCAGGC